The Aspergillus flavus chromosome 2, complete sequence region TCCACCAAACGCCGACAAAGCAGCCGATGGATACAAACACCGAGATAATAAAGTGAGCCAGGCGCCAACGCCGCTGAGACTGTTCGCGTTGAACATAGGTGTGAATCATGTCGATGATACGATCATAGGTGTCTGGAGATAGGGCTGTATTCGGAACCACGGACTGGCGAAGTTTATTGTCTGTCAAGTTGTCCGCTTCAGAGGGACGCGGAGAGCGGGTGATGGTGGCTTCGACGGCAAAATGGTCGCTCAGCGAGCAACGGAGCGTGGGATGACGCTGTGTCATGCCGATATTGACGGACTCGACGGACCATTGGGGCGCAGGGAAGGCAGGCGGATATCCGCCGTCTCCGACAAAGATATAATCCAGCCGTTTTCCCCTCGGACAGGGAGCATCCTTGTCGACAGCGATCTCCTCCCCCTTCTCTAGCCGTTTGCGTTCCTCCTTGGTCCAGCGCCAGGTGTTGAATTTGCCGTCGCATGTAGCGCCGTTCACGTGGAGGTTGAACTCGGCTGACGGGGTCGGTTTGCCTCGTTTCTGTTCAATGGGGTCGATGGGGGCGGCCACGGACGAGTCTGGGTATATAGCCTGCCATACATCCTGGACGGGGCTATGGGCGCGGATAAGCTGGTGTGCGAACGACGACGGCACCATATTGAAGTCGCCCAGTCCAATGGCAAGGTGGCCTCTCTCTGCGGCGCCGCGCATCAACTTTGCGATTTCCCAAGCTTGCGCGGTGCGATGGCAGATATACGAATCATTCGGTTCCTTCTCGTAAGGGGCGTGGAGATGCGTGCAGAACACTTCGGCGACGTCGCTGGCTCCGGGACCGAAGCGTACACGGGCACAGGCAACACCCTTCCCGACGTACCAGTCGCCGCGGAAGAAGGCCGTTGGACGTCCATTTAGCGGATAGCCATACATGGAGCTCTCTTCAATGGGCCATTTCGAGAGAATGGCGAGCCCCGCGCCCATCACGCCGCCGAAGTAGAACTTGCCATAGGGAAGGAGGTGACGAGTCTGCTCACGGATGCTCTCGTAATCTTGTTGTGTCCAACATTCTTGGAGTCCGACAATTTCGGGTGCAGGGTCGGCCAGGGCCAGCTGGCGACCGATCTCTGAGAGACGCTCGTGGCGGTATTTGGCGAGGTATTTGAGGCCCCAGCAGTTCAGGGTGAAGATGCGGATCTGGGAGGGAGCTTCGGAGGGGTAGACGGTGGACTGGGCTGACATGGTGGCCGCGCCGTATTAAGATGAAATGATATCTatgaattattaaaattaggTAGTTTAGACAAGTCAAGATAGGTCATATTCGGTTCCTGAGCGATATAATCGAAGTGCTTTCATGAGCTTGAACATCGAATAACTTTTGTTGGATGACGCCGACAAGCGCAATCGGGGACCCTCACCGCCCTGTCAGCGACACCCCTCATTGGCTGGggattattattcttctggatcttcgCGATAGATTCATTCAGGCCGATTGTTCCTCCTGCGCCCTTGTTTCTCCTTCAATCTCTCGCGCCCCCTTGGCTCCTTCTGGATTTTTGCTCAGATGGACGGGAATAATCACCGCTCCAAGCGCCGTCGACTGGATCGGTCCCCAAGCCACGAAAATGGCTACATTCAGTCGCCCGTGGAGTCTTCATCGGACGAACTCGCCGCGGGCTCCGATCACGACGAGGCCGAGCGGCGTCGCGCAAGTTGGACCTTACAGAAAGCATTACCCCCCAAACGTCCAAATACACGCCTGCGCAGTTTCAGCGGCTCTGAGAGCCCAGATGAGCTGGCAGTAGACGCTGACGTGTATTGGCGCTCCCGCAACCGGGGCCGCAATTCGTCGCCCTCCGAAGTGAGCGCCGCGGGGCCGTCATCAGAACACTAccaagacgaggaggaagtaGACGCCGATGTGGACGACAATGAATCCCCTATGGAAGGGGATGCAGAGCCTGAGCAAGCATATTCAGATCGGTCGCCCACGCCTGTCCCTCCGcctccaccgccgccgccgccaaaaCCGGACAAGATTAATTACCAGCAAAAGTTTCTGTTACGAGGTCACTTACGGGGGGTTTCCGCAGTACGGTTCTCGCCTGATTCCACTATGATTGCCAGTGGCGGTGGGTTATGAAATTGTATTGTATGTTTCCGGGTAGGTTGCTGATCGCTTCTAGGGGCCGACGGAGCTGTCAAGGTGTGGGATACGTTGACCGGAAGGCTGGTGCATACGTTCGAGGGCCATTTGGCAGGAATATCGACAATTTCCTGGAGCCCGGACGG contains the following coding sequences:
- a CDS encoding sphingomyelinase family protein (unnamed protein product), with product MSAQSTVYPSEAPSQIRIFTLNCWGLKYLAKYRHERLSEIGRQLALADPAPEIVGLQECWTQQDYESIREQTRHLLPYGKFYFGGVMGAGLAILSKWPIEESSMYGYPLNGRPTAFFRGDWYVGKGVACARVRFGPGASDVAEVFCTHLHAPYEKEPNDSYICHRTAQAWEIAKLMRGAAERGHLAIGLGDFNMVPSSFAHQLIRAHSPVQDVWQAIYPDSSVAAPIDPIEQKRGKPTPSAEFNLHVNGATCDGKFNTWRWTKEERKRLEKGEEIAVDKDAPCPRGKRLDYIFVGDGGYPPAFPAPQWSVESVNIGMTQRHPTLRCSLSDHFAVEATITRSPRPSEADNLTDNKLRQSVVPNTALSPDTYDRIIDMIHTYVQREQSQRRWRLAHFIISVFVSIGCFVGVWWTGDLPYVAFILVLVSTLSFGAGILDGLIGGLFMSSELRALKEFEWEVRNAKELVEKSGGTGQKLE